The genomic DNA ATGCAAGAAGAGGGGATTTTTTGTATAGGTCATTTATTATTACTAAATCAGTTTTTAAGGCTAGTGTTGATTCTATGTTTGAAATAATTTCACCTAGTTCAAATACATCTATATCTTTTTTGGTTTGTATAGCGATATCAATATCGCTCATAGCGTTTTGTTTATTTAGAGCGTATGAACCGAAAATCAAAACATTTGCTATAGAATCGTACCTACTCAACAACTCTTGAAGTTTTAACTTTATGTCCATAAATAAGCTTTTTCTTTTAAAACGCATAATTCTCAATCCGTTTACGGATTACACTGTTTTCCTGAAATGGGCGAACCAAAAAACTCTCCAGCAAAAGGTAGCCTTGATTTCCGACAATATTTAACACAACATTCCGATCCAAATCCATATAATCATGCACTATTGCATTTCGAAAGCCGAAAAAACGGCGGATTTGCACAAATTCCTCATCTTCATAAAAACCTACATTCTTAAGTATCTCGGCACTATCATATCCGCTTAGCGGAATAATCGGAGAGTTATAATGTTGCAACACTTTTTTGCATCTGCCAATCAGATTTTCTATCATAATCTGTAAACTCCTCTCAGCTGCTCTAGTCTGCATCTCGTCTAAAGTTCCATTTTGCTTGAAGTACTGATACAGCGTATCTAAAATGGTTCTCTCTTCAATCGCTACAACTTTGGTTCTATCCAAGTAGTCGTGAAATGTCATTTTTATCTCCTTTTAACAAGATATAGTTTTGTGCAATGGCACGCTTGAGATACGAATCGGCACTTGAGATATCGATGATATCTACATCATACTCTTTTACTCCAAGCACATCACACACATCCATCCATGCTTTAGCCTGCATTCCCCAATGCTCTTCAGGTAATTTTTCCATTTCAAAGGCAAAATCATAATCACTTTTTGCGTGTGTTTCTCCGGAGGCACGAGAACCAAACAAAAATGCAGTTTTTATATAAGGCAGAGAATTAATCTTGTTCTTTATTTCTATTAAAGAGAGATTTTTCGTGGAGCCATATTTGCGGTTTTTCATTTTAATTTTTTTCTACTTTTCTACTTTTTCAAAAAAGTAGAAATTTTCTCGGCAACGCCGTACTGCCTAGAATCATTTAAAATTATTTGAGCGGCTTTGTGGTTGTCGGTGTTAAAAAGCACTGGAGCGGCAAAATTTACTATCGAATTTTCTATAGGAGTTTGGATAAGTATGATATTTAAGATAATTAAATTTGAGTTTTTGTCTATCTCTAATAGATTTTGTATATTATCCGGAACTTCAAAATCATACTCTCTTAAAACAAAAGGGTTTATCAGAGTAAATGAAATATGTTTATCGGTTACGGATTGCATTTTCATAAAAATATCGTCAATTTTCTCCAATATTACTTCTTTTACATCTTCAAAGCCTAAAATAGGTACGCAAACATCAAATTTCATATAAAAACCCCTGCTATTTATTTTCTTAATTGTACCACTATAAGCATAAAATATACTTAGTTTAATGAGCGTTATATTTCTTTTGGATAAAATAACACTTTATCTAAAATCAGGAATTTATTTTATGAAATTAAAGAGCTATTTAGCAGCAAGCTTGCTGCTGCTTCCAATGTTATTTATAGGTTGTTCAAAAGATGTTGAAGAGTATAACAAGCCGGCTGTTTACTGGTACTCTAAAATAGTTGATAATGTAGCTAGCGGAAATTTGGAAAAAGCAGATAACTACTACAGCTCACTTCAAGGAGAGCATATCGGTTCGCCTCTGCTCCCGGAAGCTACCATAATTTTGGCAATTGCACATATGCAGCATGAAGAGTATCTCTTAAGTGAGCATTTTTTGGATGAGTATATAAAGAGATACGCAACACCAAACGAAAAAGAGGAAGCGGAGTTTTTAAAAATAAAAGCAAAATATATGGCGCTTCCAAATCCTAGACGCGATCAAGCTTTGATTGACGAAGCGATAGTCGGAGGCGAGGCGTTTAAGGTAAATTATCCAAGTTCTATGTATTTTGAAGTTGTAGACACAATGCTTATTCGCCTCTATCTTGCACAATTTGCGCTTAATGAGAGTATCGCCGATTTGTATGACAGGCTAGATAAACCAAGGAGTGCCAATTACTATAAAACCGTAAATCCTCAGCCTTGGATTGTCTCAAAAGAGATAGATAGAGCAGTTGCTCCGTGGTATCGCGCGTGGTTTGAGGGAGACGGTACTTCAAGTTGGTATGCGTTTATGATACCCGATACGAAAAGCGTTGTTTCGAGAAACTCTGTAAAAGAGGATGAGGTTGTGGGAGATAAGAATGAAACTAAGTGATTATAGTGAATTTCCGGCTAATATTCCCGTTATCGTTGAGGATGAGCTTTTTTTATACCCGTTTATGATTGCACCGCTTTTTTTAAGCGATGAGAGTAATATAAAAGCTGCCTCAAAAGCCATAGAAGAGAGCTCTTTGGTAATAATCTGTCCTACAAAGCCTTCTCATGAGGGTGAAAGAGGGTTTGAGTCGCTTTATAACGCAGGCGTAGTAGGTTCTATTATGCGAAAAGTTTCGCTTCCTGACGGCAGAGTTAAAGTTCTTTTTCAGGGTCTTGCCCGTGCTAAAGTAATTTCTAAAGTTTCGGATAGCCCTCTTGTCGCACATGTAGATGTTATAAATGCAACAAATGTAAGCTCTTTAAAAATTGATGCGATATTAGAGATACTTCGTGAAAAAGTTAGAACTCTTGCCGGTGTGAGCAACTATTTTCCTCCGGATTTACTAAGAACCATAGAGGAAAATCACGATTATAACCGTATTATTGATTTGATCTGCTCCACCGTAAAGCTAAAAAAAGAGCAGGCTTATAAACTCTTTGTCGAATCAAATACCGAGAAGAGATTTTTAGATTTGATCGAGTATCTTATTGATGAGATAGAAGCGAATAAGCTTCAAAAAGAGATTCGTTCAAAAGTGCACACTCATATAGAAAAAATAAATAAAGAGTATTTTTTAAAAGAGCAGTTAAAGCAGATTCAAAAAGAGCTTGGAAGCGACACCTCAAGAGAAGAAGAGATAGAGGAGTACCGTAAAAAGCTTGAAACAAAAAAAGAAAAAATGAGCACGGAGGCTTATAAAGAGATACATAAGCAGATAGAGAGACTATCTCGTATGCATCCCGACTCTTCGGATGCATCGATGACTCAAACATATTTGGATTGGGCTTTGGAGATTCCTTTTGGGCAGGAGAGTAAAAAAGAGCTTAAAATCAGCGAAGTAGAAAATCAGTTAGATAAAGATCACTTCTCCCTTGAAAAGCCAAAAGAGAGAATTGCCGAATTTTTTGCAGTCAAAGAGCTGATGGAACTAAGAGGCGTAAAAGATAGTTCCGGTGCAATCATCTGCTTTTTCGGACCTCCCGGTGTCGGTAAAACATCACTGGCAAACTCGATAGCCGAAGCGCTTAAACGACCGCTTATTAGGATAGCATTAGGCGGACTTGAAGATGTAAACGAGCTAAGAGGGCATAGAAGGACTTATGTCGGTGCAATGCCCGGGCGAATAGTGCAGGGTCTAATCGATGCTAAAAAAATGAATCCCGTAGTAGTTTTAGATGAGATTGACAAAGTAGCTAAAACAGGCAGAGGAGATCCGACCGCAGCACTGCTTGAGGTACTTGATCCCGAGCAAAATAAGGAGTTTAGAGACTACTATCTTAACTTCAATATTGATTTATCCAAAGTTATATTTATAGCAACGGCAAACGATGTCGGCAAAATCTCGGCGCCGCTTCGCGATAGAATGGAGTTTATCTCTATTAGTTCATATACACCTCAAGAGAAGTTTGAGATTGCTTCAAGATATCTTATTCCTCAAGAGCTAAAAAAACACGGATTGAAAAAATCAGAGCTGAGTATCTCAAAACCGGCTTTAAAAGAGTTGATACACAGCTATACCCGTGAAGCGGGTGTGCGCAATCTCCGTCGCCGCATTGCGGATATGTCAAGAAAAGTTGCCCGTGAAATTTTAGAACACCCTGAGATTACAAAAGTCTCATTGACTCTGAAAAATCTTAAAGACTATTTCGATAAAACTGTATTTGAGATAGAAAAAACAACAAAAGTTCCTGTCTTGGGAGTTGTCAACGGTCTAGCATGGACGGCGGTCGGCGGAGATGTTCTAAAGATAGAGAGCATCCGCATTAAAGGCAAAGGAACAATGCAGTTAACAGGCAGTCTCGGCGATGTTATGAAAGAGTCGGCACATATCGCTTATAGCGTTGTAAAAACTCTAATAGACACCAAACGACTCCAAATTGAGGATAGCAATATTCCGCTCTCTGTAAAAGAGATGGAGGATGGTATAAAAATTGACCCGAGTGAAGTTTATAAACGATATGATTTACATCTGCATATTCCTGACGGTGCAACTCCAAAAGATGGACCGAGTGCCGGCATAGCGATGGTAAGCGTTATATCTTCAATACTTAGTTCTAGAAAAATCCGCTCTGAAATTGCAATGACGGGAGAAGTTTCTCTAAGCGGCGATGTACTGCCGATAGGCGGGCTTAGAGAAAAGCTGATTGCAGCACATAAAGCCGATATGAGTAAAGTGCTTATTCCGCTAAAAAATTACGAGAGAGATTTAGACGAAATTCCTAACGAGGTAAAAGAGTCTTTAGAGATTGTTCCGGTAAGCAGAATAGAAGAGGTATTGGAGCTTATTTTAGTTTAGTATAATTCTGAATAATTGAAACCTCTGAACAATTATTGAATTAGACCCTGAATGACCAAAGGAAATACCCTTGCGGTACAAGTTCATGGTGACGGGTAGTTCGTCATTCCAAGCTTGACTTGGAATCTAGTTTATGATTTAATCAGAGGTTTCAATTATATTTTTAGATTGCCGCGCTTGTCATTGCGAGAAGCGAAGCAATCTATGTTTAATCGGAATATTCTATTGAAACATAAGTGAATCTATTTTTTGTGTCAAATCACTGTTTCTTATTGGTTTCATTAAAAAACCGTTAGCGCCTAGCTCAAGAGCTTGGCTTTTTTTGGTCTCATCAGTCGTTAAAACAATAACGGGAATCTGATCCATACTATCATCGGCACGAACAATCTCGAGCATTTCAAGACCGTTCATTACCGGCATAATGATATCCAAAAGGATAAGATTAATATCAGCTCTTGATTTTATTTGGGCAATCGCATCGGCACCGTTTTTCGCTTCTAAAACCTCTTGGACATTCTCGTTTTTCATTAACATAGATTTTAAGAGTTTAAGATTTATCATATCGTCATCTACTGCTAGAACTATTAATTTTTTTGACATTTTATTTTACCTTTTAAGCATATTTGGTAAATAGAGATTTTAATAAATCTTTATTTACTTTATTGTCGATGATTTCATCTACGGACTCTGCATATTTAAAACTATCTTTTTGCATAGAGTCATCTATTAACACCACATGAGAGCTAAGTCCGTTTGAAGCACTTAGTTTTCTAATACACGAGGCTATTTGGGCTACATCTAAATTACTATACTCTTTATCAAAGAGTACGACTTTGTATGAGTAGTTATCTATCAGCTCTTGAAAATCTATCAGCGAAGATGCAACTTCATAGGTTAAGCCATCAATTCCCTCTATAATTTTTGTATAGAGTTTTGTTTCAAAAGCACTTTTTTTGGCTATAAGTATATCCGCTCTATATTCAGGCAGTTTCTCTTTTTTTATGGATTCATCAAGTTTTTCTACAAGAGCTTCTTGAAAAACTTCCGGAGCATCATCCATTTCAACTATATGATCGGCTAAAAACTGATTTAAAACCGCGATAATTTCCGAACGAACCAGAGGTTTGGTCGTATACTCGTCAAGACCGGCAGCCAAGAATCTTTCTCTGTCTCCTTTGAGGGCATTAGCCGTTAGCGCTACAATCGGTATGTGAGGTTTATTGTAATCCTCTTCCCACTCTAAAATTTCTGCCGTTGCTTCAACACCGTCTAAAAACGGCATTTGAATATCCATAAAAATCATATCAAAGGTTTGATCTTTTCTTTTTTGAAATGCATCAAGACCGTTGTTTGCCAGCGTTACGGTTAGACCCAAATCTTCAAGTGTTCGTTTAATAAGCTTTTGATTTATGATATTGTCTTCGGCAACTAAAACATTTGCAACAAATTTAGATCTGTTTAAATCAAATTTTTTGCGAGACTGTTTTTTAACAATCTGTGCGGCAGCATGCAATATACTGTAATTCTCTAATGTCTGCTTTATTTTTGAACAGTGCAGCGGCTCATAAAGAACTTTAAATATATCCAAACCTAATGATTCTATTTTTTTAATTAGATTAGATTTTGTTAAAACTATGACTTCTTGTGAAAGTTTAGTTATCTCGGATAGCTCTTCATCGCTTACATAGTCATAATCGACAAAAATAATATCGTACTGCGTATCTTTTTGAAGCAATTCTATTTTGCTTATGCTTTTAAATGCGCTATAGCCAACTCCAAAGTAGTCAAGATACTCTCTTAGGTACTTGTCTTGTTTTTTTATCTTTACCATATCGCTTAAGATAAGTGCGTTTAGGTTGCTAAAACTGTTTTTAGAGCCTTCGCTGAGAGTTTCAAGATTTTCAAAATCAAGAGTGAAGAAGAAAGTCGTTCCCTCTCCGACTTGGCTTTCTAAATCAAGTTTGCCGCCCATTAGCTCAACAAAATTGCTTGAAATTGTAAGTCCGAGTCCCGTACCGCCGTATTTACGCGTAATTGATGTATCGGCTTGGCTGAATGCTTCAAAGATTTTAGATTTTTGCTCGCTTGTAACACCTATACCGCTATCTTGAATTTCAAATTTAACTCTTGTTTTACCGACTTCGTCATTTTTGATTTTTCTAATATTTACATTGATTGAACCGGCATTGTTGGTAAATTTAACGGCATTTGAAAGAAGGTTGATAATAACCTCTTTAAGTTTTGTAGGGTCACCTTTAAGCGGGAACTCAAGTTGCGGATCAATAAAACAACCGAGATTGATATGTTTCTCGCTTGCACGAACTGCATAAACTTCAACTGCGCTTTCAAACTCTAATATAGGGTTAAATGCAATATGTTCAATCTCAAGTTTATTGCTTTCAATTTTAGAAAGGTCAAGAATATTATTGATAATTTCAAGAAGGTTTTCTGAACTTTTTTCGATAATATCGACAAATTCACTCTGCTCTTCTTTTAAGCCCGAATCTTTCAGAAGCTCGGTAAAACCGACGATACCGTTAAGAGGTGTACGAATCTCGTGTGACATATTTGCCAAGAACATAGATTTTGCTTCACTCGCCTCTTGTGCGGTAATTTTATCTTTCTTCGTCTGTTCGATAATCTGTTCAAGAAGCTCATACGCTAAGTCGGTACCTTGGGATGTTTGTAAGTCGATTTTTCTACCTTGTGAATCATAATCTTTTGCAACTTTTTTTAGGACATTTTCAAGGTGTTTAATGTTGGTAGCGGTTTCAGTCGATAACACATAACCGAGGAACGCAAGGATAATAGAGATAAGCCATACCGCAAATGTGATTATTAGTACTTGCAGAGAATTTGTTTGTACATTCTGAGCTTTGCCGTTCATGGTTTTTAAAAGCAGATTCTCTGCTTCCGAGATTATGTTAATCTTCTCGGTTATCATAGCAAACCATATACCTGATGATGTAGTGTATGCGCCGCTTGCGGAAGTAGACATAATAGCTGTTCTTTCACTATTGATATCTTGTAGCAGACCGATATATTCTTCCGTTTTAAGGATAGCGTCTAGTTTTTTTAGCAACTCTTTATTTTGGATGCTATCGTAATTGACCGAATCGGCTTTACCGATAATAGTAATCCATCTGCTTAAATCTTCTTCCGTCAGTTTTGTCGAGTGAGAAATGTTATAAGACATATACGCTCTCTCAATACCCGAGAATTCTTTAGCGTTAACTATGGAGATGTATAACGAATACAATTCGCTTATCTCTTTGTCTACCTGACTATCCGTAACTTGTGTAAGCTGCTTAATAAGTTTTGCTTGTATCGGGTTATATACGGTTGAAAATATTTCGTCAAATGTAATCTTTTTTTCATCAATGAGCGCTCTTGTTGCTTTGATTTTTGCTATAGAAGAAGTAACATCATTGACATTTGCTTCTAATGTACTTTTGTGTTCAGGATTGATATCTAGCGTTTTTTTTCTTTGAGCATGCTCTATATATTTTAAAACTTTTTCATCAACGACTTTTCTTTGCTCATGCAACGATTTTAGAGTATTGGCAGCTGCCTCGCTTCCGAGATACATCGCACTCATACCGCGTTCTCTCGCGATATTTGTTACTATATCGTTTAAGTATGTGTTTAGCTCCAATTTGTCTTGTAGCCCTTGTGCCGCTTTATACGCCATAAATGAGCTATAAACATAATAGCTCGTCATAGTAAAGAGTATGATAATCGGTAAGAGACCGATTAGTCTTAATCTGTTTTTTAAACTAAGTTGCATTATTTATCCTCTGCTTTGGAGATTAGATTTAGTTTTAAAGTTATATTTTTAACAAAACTATCGGCGTCAGTCGTATTTGTTGAGTTAATAATAGCTTCTAGTGCATCGTCAAAATCATGAATTCTCATATTTTCACTCATTCCTTTTAGTTTTATGGCAATATCTTTGCACTCTTTTAAATCATTTTTTTCAATAGCTGTATTCATTGATTTAGCGAGATCGTTTGCCTCATTTAAGTAATCTTCAAAGAGTTCATTGAAGCTATCTATATCTAATCCGATATCATGAGCTATCTGTTTTTTGTTGTAATTCATAACAACATCAGGAATTTTTTCTACGATAATCTCTTCGGCGTTTTCTTTAATATCGTCAACCGGACTATCTAGTACGGATAAATCTTCATCGTTGATACTAGCTTCGTTTAGAGTGATTTTTTGTTTTAAAAATTCATCATCTGCGAGTTCAGGAATCTCTATAGTATCGGGAACTTCTGAATCGTCAATTTTCATAATCGGCATATCTTGAGCAAGTTTGTCTTTTTTGAAAGATAAGACAAACTCGTCTTCACTCTTTTGCGCCTCTTTTTTAGCAATAACCGGTTCTGCTGCTACAACATCTTTTCTGGATAGCTTGTCGATTATTCTGTATAGTCTGTCTAGATTAGCTTTTATTTCGTTATTATCATTTGATGTATTGATTATCGATAATGCATCCAAGGCATCTTCTACCCTTAAGTTTGCGGCAACGCCTTTTAGTTTATGCGATTGCGATTTTAAACTGCTTAAATTGCCGTTTATCGCATATTCGTAGAGCTTCTCTTTGAAACTGTTTGCCTGAGCGATAAAATCTTGTATAAACTCTTCTACAAGATCGATAGGCAGACCGAGATCTTGCGATGCTACACGCGGATCATATACATAACTTGAAAAAGGAGCTTCTTCTGTTTTCTCTTCACTAATCTTTTCTATTTTCACTATCGGTGCAGCTTTTGGTTCTTCGACTTTTTCAAATACCGGCTTGGCTATAATATCTTGCTGCTTGCTCTTTTTTTCAACATCAAAAGTCGTATCTTCATAAATATCTTTGATTATGTTCGGACTTAGTCTATCGTAAGCAGGAGCAGGCTCAGCTAGCTTGGTTGACGGTGATACTGTTTTTGGCGTAGGCTTGTTGATAATATCTGCAGAAATTTTTTCACTCTGCTCATCTGATAGAGATTTGATGTTTGCGAGGTTGACTATATATGCTTTTTGCGATGGATTGTCAATTAAATATATTGTTTTAATCTCTATGCCTGTCGTATAACTTTTTCCTTTAACATATATAATAGCTTTTGCTTCCGCGCCGCTTTCGTTACAAGTTATATAATCAATCCAATGTACATGTTTAAAATTATGAATAAAACCGGGTGTTTTTACAAATAAATCTGCAAACTCCGCCGCTTCCGTGTAGAGATCTACAAGGTTTGAGAGACCGAGAGTTTTTAAATCGTCTTCGTCAATTCCTAAAAACTCTTTTTTATGATTATAAATTAACATATGAGTCCTTTACTTTGTACTATCGGCTTGGTGAAGTTGTTTTTCGCTATCTTCAATGTTCTTTCTTGCAGAAGGCTTGCTCACCGAGATAAATCCCGTTATTCGTTCTTGTTTGTCAAAAATTGGAGCGATTTCAATGTCCACCCAATAGTAACGACCGTCCTTGCGAAGATTTTTTAACATACCGTTCCATACTTGACCGCTGTTTAAAGCTTTCCACATCTTTTCAAATGTTGTTTCATGAATATCAGGGTGTTTTATTATATCATGATTGCTGTTGACTAGCTCATTAACGGTATAACCGGATATCTCACAAAATTTTCTATTAACGAAAGTTATATCACCTTTTAAATTCGTCTGGCTGATAGCCACTTTGCCTTCAAAAATATACTCTTCATTTTTTGGTACGATTTTGTTCATAAAAAACCTTTGTGTAATATAGATACCCCATATTAAATGTCATAAAATCTACTAAATATAGCATTAATAAATTAAAAAAAAACTTATTTATAAATGTTCTTTATTATTCCTGCATCTTTTGTGTTCAAAATGGCACTTATTTCTTCAATACTTACTTTTTTTAGCGCATCAAATGTACCGAAATGGTTTATCAGTTTAACGATTTTCGCTTGAGATATTCCGCTAAGTGTTAAAAGTTTGCTCTCTTGATCTATCTTTAGTTTTGTTTTTTTATGAAAATTTATAGCGCATCTGTGTGCTTCGTCTCTTAATCTTTGTACCCATTGGAGTCTTTTATCGCTGTTTTGAAGTTTAAAAATATCATCTTTTGTATGTACGATGTCATTTGCTTTGCCTTTTGCACGATGAGCTTTTGCATCAATTTTTTCTTTTGCAATAGCGATAACATCCAAAAAAACTCCGTTTGAATCCAAAATTTCAAGTGCGAGATTTAAGAGTGTGCTTCCTCCGTCAAGTATCCATAAATCGGGAGGAGAACTTTTAGAAAAACTCTCAACCCTTCTTGTTAGGATTTCTCTCATTTGGGAGTATTCGTCTTTTGCCTCAAGCCGGTAAGTTCTATAACTTTTTTTATCAAATGCGCCGTTTTCATAAACCGCCATAGCTCCCACGGTTGCCATTCCCGCCATATGAGAGTTGTCAAAGATTTCTACCCGCTTTGGAGTCCGTTCCAAAGAAAACAACTCTTTTATTTCGCCGACTATCTCACCGCTGTTTTGCTTACTCTCTTTTTTTAGAAGTTCTGCCGCATTTAGCAGGGCTAAGTCGATAAGCTGCTTTTTATTACCTATTTTAGGCACTTTTATCTCTGCTTTTTTTTCAAAAAGAGTCGTTAGATACTCTTCTATCGTATCTTTGCCGTCAAACTCTGAAGCCACCAATATCGGTGCCGTGATAGGCGGTTTGCCGTTTGAGTAAAAATCCATCAAAACTCTTTGATACAGCTCATCTTCATCATACCCCTCATTTAGCTGTATATAGTCGTGAGAAGAGGAGATAATTCTGCCCTCGCGCATAAATATTCTAACGACTACCGCTCTGCTCCCAGTGTTTTGCAAGACAAATATATCGTAATTTTCACTGCTTGCAAAATCTATCTCACTCTTAATCTCTGAACGGCTTATGCGTTCACATCTGTCTCTAATTTCAAGTGCTTCTTCAAATCTGAGATTTTCGGCATAAAAGTGCATCTTCTCTTCCAGCTTGCTAAGCAATATTTTTTTGTTTTGAATCAACTCTTTTGCTGCGTCAAGCTCTTTTTTATATATTTCATCTGAAATTTCCAGCTCACACGGTCCGAGACATTTGCCTATTTGATAGTAAAGACATAGTTTTTTTGATTTTAGCGACCCCTTTTTTTGCACAAGACGGCATATCTCGTATATGGAGTCTAAAATGTCTCTTGCACCCACGGAGTAGGGACCGTAGTATCTGATATTCGGGGATTTTATGACTTTTCTAGTTATCTCAAATCTCGGGTACTTTTGTGAGTTGTCTATGTAAATGTAAGGATATGTTTTGTCGTCACGAAGCAAAATATTGTACTTCGGCATTAGCTGTTTTATAAGCGAATTTTCCAGTATCAATGCGTCATGTTCCGAATTTACGACTATGTAACTCATAGATATAGTCTGAGAAATCATTTTTGTAATTCTCATCGATAAGTTCGGATTTG from Sulfurimonas sp. includes the following:
- a CDS encoding DUF86 domain-containing protein; the encoded protein is MTFHDYLDRTKVVAIEERTILDTLYQYFKQNGTLDEMQTRAAERSLQIMIENLIGRCKKVLQHYNSPIIPLSGYDSAEILKNVGFYEDEEFVQIRRFFGFRNAIVHDYMDLDRNVVLNIVGNQGYLLLESFLVRPFQENSVIRKRIENYAF
- the bamD gene encoding outer membrane protein assembly factor BamD → MSVIFLLDKITLYLKSGIYFMKLKSYLAASLLLLPMLFIGCSKDVEEYNKPAVYWYSKIVDNVASGNLEKADNYYSSLQGEHIGSPLLPEATIILAIAHMQHEEYLLSEHFLDEYIKRYATPNEKEEAEFLKIKAKYMALPNPRRDQALIDEAIVGGEAFKVNYPSSMYFEVVDTMLIRLYLAQFALNESIADLYDRLDKPRSANYYKTVNPQPWIVSKEIDRAVAPWYRAWFEGDGTSSWYAFMIPDTKSVVSRNSVKEDEVVGDKNETK
- the lon gene encoding endopeptidase La, giving the protein MKLSDYSEFPANIPVIVEDELFLYPFMIAPLFLSDESNIKAASKAIEESSLVIICPTKPSHEGERGFESLYNAGVVGSIMRKVSLPDGRVKVLFQGLARAKVISKVSDSPLVAHVDVINATNVSSLKIDAILEILREKVRTLAGVSNYFPPDLLRTIEENHDYNRIIDLICSTVKLKKEQAYKLFVESNTEKRFLDLIEYLIDEIEANKLQKEIRSKVHTHIEKINKEYFLKEQLKQIQKELGSDTSREEEIEEYRKKLETKKEKMSTEAYKEIHKQIERLSRMHPDSSDASMTQTYLDWALEIPFGQESKKELKISEVENQLDKDHFSLEKPKERIAEFFAVKELMELRGVKDSSGAIICFFGPPGVGKTSLANSIAEALKRPLIRIALGGLEDVNELRGHRRTYVGAMPGRIVQGLIDAKKMNPVVVLDEIDKVAKTGRGDPTAALLEVLDPEQNKEFRDYYLNFNIDLSKVIFIATANDVGKISAPLRDRMEFISISSYTPQEKFEIASRYLIPQELKKHGLKKSELSISKPALKELIHSYTREAGVRNLRRRIADMSRKVAREILEHPEITKVSLTLKNLKDYFDKTVFEIEKTTKVPVLGVVNGLAWTAVGGDVLKIESIRIKGKGTMQLTGSLGDVMKESAHIAYSVVKTLIDTKRLQIEDSNIPLSVKEMEDGIKIDPSEVYKRYDLHLHIPDGATPKDGPSAGIAMVSVISSILSSRKIRSEIAMTGEVSLSGDVLPIGGLREKLIAAHKADMSKVLIPLKNYERDLDEIPNEVKESLEIVPVSRIEEVLELILV
- the fliW gene encoding flagellar assembly protein FliW, with the protein product MKFDVCVPILGFEDVKEVILEKIDDIFMKMQSVTDKHISFTLINPFVLREYDFEVPDNIQNLLEIDKNSNLIILNIILIQTPIENSIVNFAAPVLFNTDNHKAAQIILNDSRQYGVAEKISTFLKK
- a CDS encoding nucleotidyltransferase family protein; its protein translation is MKNRKYGSTKNLSLIEIKNKINSLPYIKTAFLFGSRASGETHAKSDYDFAFEMEKLPEEHWGMQAKAWMDVCDVLGVKEYDVDIIDISSADSYLKRAIAQNYILLKGDKNDISRLLG
- a CDS encoding nitrate- and nitrite sensing domain-containing protein, yielding MQLSLKNRLRLIGLLPIIILFTMTSYYVYSSFMAYKAAQGLQDKLELNTYLNDIVTNIARERGMSAMYLGSEAAANTLKSLHEQRKVVDEKVLKYIEHAQRKKTLDINPEHKSTLEANVNDVTSSIAKIKATRALIDEKKITFDEIFSTVYNPIQAKLIKQLTQVTDSQVDKEISELYSLYISIVNAKEFSGIERAYMSYNISHSTKLTEEDLSRWITIIGKADSVNYDSIQNKELLKKLDAILKTEEYIGLLQDINSERTAIMSTSASGAYTTSSGIWFAMITEKINIISEAENLLLKTMNGKAQNVQTNSLQVLIITFAVWLISIILAFLGYVLSTETATNIKHLENVLKKVAKDYDSQGRKIDLQTSQGTDLAYELLEQIIEQTKKDKITAQEASEAKSMFLANMSHEIRTPLNGIVGFTELLKDSGLKEEQSEFVDIIEKSSENLLEIINNILDLSKIESNKLEIEHIAFNPILEFESAVEVYAVRASEKHINLGCFIDPQLEFPLKGDPTKLKEVIINLLSNAVKFTNNAGSINVNIRKIKNDEVGKTRVKFEIQDSGIGVTSEQKSKIFEAFSQADTSITRKYGGTGLGLTISSNFVELMGGKLDLESQVGEGTTFFFTLDFENLETLSEGSKNSFSNLNALILSDMVKIKKQDKYLREYLDYFGVGYSAFKSISKIELLQKDTQYDIIFVDYDYVSDEELSEITKLSQEVIVLTKSNLIKKIESLGLDIFKVLYEPLHCSKIKQTLENYSILHAAAQIVKKQSRKKFDLNRSKFVANVLVAEDNIINQKLIKRTLEDLGLTVTLANNGLDAFQKRKDQTFDMIFMDIQMPFLDGVEATAEILEWEEDYNKPHIPIVALTANALKGDRERFLAAGLDEYTTKPLVRSEIIAVLNQFLADHIVEMDDAPEVFQEALVEKLDESIKKEKLPEYRADILIAKKSAFETKLYTKIIEGIDGLTYEVASSLIDFQELIDNYSYKVVLFDKEYSNLDVAQIASCIRKLSASNGLSSHVVLIDDSMQKDSFKYAESVDEIIDNKVNKDLLKSLFTKYA
- a CDS encoding Hpt domain-containing protein, yielding MLIYNHKKEFLGIDEDDLKTLGLSNLVDLYTEAAEFADLFVKTPGFIHNFKHVHWIDYITCNESGAEAKAIIYVKGKSYTTGIEIKTIYLIDNPSQKAYIVNLANIKSLSDEQSEKISADIINKPTPKTVSPSTKLAEPAPAYDRLSPNIIKDIYEDTTFDVEKKSKQQDIIAKPVFEKVEEPKAAPIVKIEKISEEKTEEAPFSSYVYDPRVASQDLGLPIDLVEEFIQDFIAQANSFKEKLYEYAINGNLSSLKSQSHKLKGVAANLRVEDALDALSIINTSNDNNEIKANLDRLYRIIDKLSRKDVVAAEPVIAKKEAQKSEDEFVLSFKKDKLAQDMPIMKIDDSEVPDTIEIPELADDEFLKQKITLNEASINDEDLSVLDSPVDDIKENAEEIIVEKIPDVVMNYNKKQIAHDIGLDIDSFNELFEDYLNEANDLAKSMNTAIEKNDLKECKDIAIKLKGMSENMRIHDFDDALEAIINSTNTTDADSFVKNITLKLNLISKAEDK
- a CDS encoding response regulator, with the protein product MSKKLIVLAVDDDMINLKLLKSMLMKNENVQEVLEAKNGADAIAQIKSRADINLILLDIIMPVMNGLEMLEIVRADDSMDQIPVIVLTTDETKKSQALELGANGFLMKPIRNSDLTQKIDSLMFQ
- a CDS encoding nucleotidyltransferase family protein, yielding MDIKLKLQELLSRYDSIANVLIFGSYALNKQNAMSDIDIAIQTKKDIDVFELGEIISNIESTLALKTDLVIINDLYKKSPLLAYNIYQSHKSVYVNDIGAYSDFKLNALHYYLDFKSVIEDQNIAFLERVKNGTIAKIKTA